CAACTAACTGATTTTTTAATAACCACCGACCACTTATTTCAACCCTAATATCGTCTAATTTAGCTTTGGCAACCTTCGACCGCATCTTCTTTAAAACGATTTCTTTTAGTTCTTCCTCTGTTGGCTCTTTCGGAGTTGCCAATTCTTCACTTTGTTTTGATAAAAGTTCTGTTTGCTCTACAATCATTTTAGCCGTAATTGGCTTTTTGGTTGTAAGACTTTCTTCTACTACCGCTCGCCAAACCTGAAATCGAAGCGTAACAGGAATTTGTGTCAGAGCATTTGCGTGCGATTCTTTGGTAGGCAGTAAATTTGATTTGTCGGAAATTTCCGACAAATTATTTTCTGACAATTGATTGACTACTTCGGCGGCCCCCATAAGCTCATAAGCTCGTTGTCTTTTTAGTTGCCAACGCTCTTTACAATAAGCCTCAAAGGTCGTAAAACTACCTCGATAAAGTTTATTATTTCTAATCTCAAATAGTGCATTACCTACTTCTATAAATGTCTTTAAGCCTTTATCTATGACCTCTTCACATATCGTCAATCTTTCATTTTCCTCATTACTTAATGATGAGATTTCTGTTACCCCCTCATCAATTACAGCTAATTGCGTGAGCGGCTCAGCGTGCAAATCACGTAATAAATCGTTACTAAAACTTTTCTTTGCCATAATATTTTGCTTCAATTTAAATTTGGGTTTGTAGTAAAACTTCCTCACAAAGGCTTTCAAAATCTTTTGCTCCCCTCGATTCGGGTGCATACTCAAATACACTCAGAGCAAAAGCTGTACATTCCATCAACGAAACATCTTGTCGAATTTGGGTTTTGTAAAGTTTCACATTCGGGTCTGAGAGTAATTTACTGTGTACCATTTGCCCAAACTTGGTGCGAACATCAAACTTATTGAGCAGTATGCCTCCCAGTTCAATTTTAGGATTCATTCGTTTTTTTATTTTTGCACATAACTGCAAGATTTCATCTAAGCCAACATAAGCAAAGTTTTCGCCTTGCATTGGCACAATAAAAAAATCGCTGGCAACCAAAGCATTGACAGTCAAAGAGCCTAAACTTGGGGGACAGTCAATCAGCACGAAATCGTAATTTTGCCCCTCTAACTGTTCCTGCAAGAAATAGCCACTATCAGGCTCTGCATTGATACGGTACTCGTAACTGAGCAATTGGCGGCTCGCTGGAATAATATCGAAATTTTGTTTTTTAATCAGAGCAGACTCGAAATCAGTTTCTCCAACTAATAACTCTCCAATATGTTTTGCTGTTTTGCTTGCTCCTGCCGCAACACTCAGGTTGCACTGGGCATCTAAATCTATCAACAATACTTTATTCCCTTTTCGACTTAGAGCAGCACTAAGGTTGAGTGTGGTGGTGGTCTTGCCTGTTCCGCCTTTGTTGTTTGTAATTGAGATTACTTTCATTGAATAAATTTTAGGATTTTTCTTTGCTCAAAAATACAGATTTTAGGAGATAATGTATAATAAAATCAATGAAAAAGGTCTTGATTTTGAAAAATAAAAGGCAAAAAAATAAAAAAATATTATTCATTAATATTTTTTATAAAAATTTACCTATATTTGCAGCATATTAGTAAGAAAATGAGAATGTTGATAGCAATAAGTACAATTTTATTAAAACAATTTCAGCCAATAATTTCATTGAGTAATTATGTCATTTTATCGGTTATTCTCTCAATTATCATTCTTCTGTTCTTGGAGGTAAAAAGTAAAGGTTTAGATAAAATTGAAACCAAAAAGGCCGAATCAATGCCTCTGAAAAATCCCAGTAATATGAATATTATGGGAGAAAATAAAGATGCTACTTTCTTTGGTTTGCACCGAAACGAACCCAAAAATGTAGAAAGACAATCAACATTCCAAAATGAGATTAAAGTACCCTTTCAAACAATAGAAATAAAAGAAGAAAGGCAAGTTGTGAAATCGACTTCGGGTTTTCATGTGGATGGAGAATTACCTAATTTAGATGATTTGACCGACCAAGATTTCAATATTATTATTTTTGAAGATGAAATTGAGGATGATTATTACGAAAAGGAATCATTGGATATTCTCGAAATAAAAAAGAAGTTTGATTCAGGGGAATCTTTGACAGATGATGAACAAACTATCTTAGATACTTTTTTTAGGACCGAAGAGCAGTGGAAAGATTCTGCTCAAATAATTATAGAAAAAGAAAAAACAACCAATATTGATTTCGAGCCAAAATCTGAGCAATTGGAAAATATGATACCCATTGAAAACAATCTTTGTAAACAAAATTTTAACTACCCACTAAATCAAAATGTACAGTTTAACGAAGAGTTTGAATCAAAATTAATTTTTGATGAGTATCTGAATT
This Emticicia oligotrophica DSM 17448 DNA region includes the following protein-coding sequences:
- a CDS encoding ParA family protein, with product MKVISITNNKGGTGKTTTTLNLSAALSRKGNKVLLIDLDAQCNLSVAAGASKTAKHIGELLVGETDFESALIKKQNFDIIPASRQLLSYEYRINAEPDSGYFLQEQLEGQNYDFVLIDCPPSLGSLTVNALVASDFFIVPMQGENFAYVGLDEILQLCAKIKKRMNPKIELGGILLNKFDVRTKFGQMVHSKLLSDPNVKLYKTQIRQDVSLMECTAFALSVFEYAPESRGAKDFESLCEEVLLQTQI